Part of the Zea mays cultivar B73 chromosome 4, Zm-B73-REFERENCE-NAM-5.0, whole genome shotgun sequence genome is shown below.
GTTATGTCTTGCATGCAACGGCTGGACCGTTGCAGAGTGGGCGGTGACAACCCGACAGTGATGGGGGGCCAAGGTTTGGGAATTTTATTGGCCaggaccatgtttcggtctcttaatataataccgggaccCTGGCCGAGTTTTTTTAATCTAAAATTGTGGACCAAATGAAAGGATGATGGGTGTGGATTCATATTATTTGGGTAGTATTCTTGTTATTGTTGTGTGTAATAATGCATAGAATCTTGCTCGCAATCGTTAAGGCTCATATCAAGAGGATGCCCCGACATGGCAAATAGTAACAAAACCTGAAAATCCTTCCTATTGCACTTGATAAATGGTTTGCTCTTTTGGGTTTTAGTATTATATTCTGTAGCTAACTAGTTTGTTGGAAACTCGACAAATAGGAGGATTGCTGAACTCAAGGAACACGAGTGTCAGAGAGCTATTGAGGACGTCATGTACATGTTGATTGTTTATAAGTTTTTTAAGATTGAAGTTCCAATGGTTCCCAATCTATCGAAACTCATAAGCAACAGAAGGTTACAGTTATGGCCACCAAGGGAGACAGATCTTGAATCCATTCATGGACCTGAGGTGCTAGAGCTAATTAGGGAACACTTGACCAGCATTATCAGATGGGTGCACAGAAATGGTCCCAAGATCAATCGTTCAACACTTCGCATTAAAAGACTGCAATTTGTTCGGATATATTCTGCTTCAATAATGTACGGATACTTCCTGAAATCTGTCAGCATCAGGCATCGATTGGAGCTGACCCTCACTCGCTCAGAAGGAGTGCCTCCGATTCAATTTCTGAATGCTCAACTCACAAATAAACAAGAGCAGGAAGGGGCCATTGGAGGCTCTAGTGAAGCTTCGTCTTCTTTGAGACCAAGTTCTGTGGTCAACCCACACGACTTGAGGGGCTACATAATGGGATTCGATCCAAAGACCTTGCAGCTTTGCGCGAAGCTGCGCTCATCGGAAGCTTCTAATCTCATCGAGAGGCACAGCTGGGCTCTTTTTGGGGGCGACATGGAACTCTCCCAGGAGAATGATGAAGCGGTTATACTTGATCCTTCATCCCTGAAAAGACTACTGCTTGAAGCCATCGCATTCGGTTCCTTCCTCTGGGACGTCGAGGATTATGTGGACGAGATCTTCAAGTTATCGGATAGCTGAAGAAACTGCTACAGAAAGCTCCTACAGCCTTTGTGGTTGTGGATAGATGAAGCCAGCTGAAAAGAGGAGCTGCAGTTCTTTTCTCTAGATTTGTATATATGGCTGGCTGTTATGTACATGCATATACATCTTCATCTCAAGTTTGCTTTTTGGAGGGAAGCTTGGACGTGCCCTACAAGTTTTTTTTTGTAAGTTATGTCATCTTACACTAGTACACAATAGCATCAGCCTATCAACGCAGAGGACGTGTGACATAATTTTATGGTCCCAAAATAACTGGGCATTTTGCTAATCTAGAACGACATTATTTTGGAATGAAATGAGTTGTATCAGCATTTGTACCTTCAAATTAGTTTAGTTTGAAAGCATAAATCTGATAGGCCTATTGGGCTTCCGGTTGCAGCACTGCTGGGCAGTTATTCTACCACAAGggatgcagcagcagccatgacaGCACTGCATGTCTCCAGCAGCAGTTTACCTGTTTCTTATCTCATCTTTTATTTTAAACTTTATTATATGAATAATACATATATCTTATCTcaattttttattttaaactttATTATGTGAACAATATGGTTGTAGTGAAAACAATATTTTGCACAACTATAGTATTTCTATTTCAAACTTCATTACGTTAATAATACAGTTTACAATGCAAAACAATATTTGCGCAACTATATGTATGATCTGCTGAAGACAGTAACATCACATcttttatttcaaacttcactaagTAAACATTACAATCTGCAGTGTAAGAAACTGCCGCTGCTAAGTGTGCTTCTCTTGTCTCTCAGATCAATAGCAGCAGCAGGCGGGCAGCTGCTGCTTACTCATGCAGCCAAACACTACACTATTATTAGGTACCATTAACattatttttaaaataaacttACTTAGATTTAAAATGATTTAAGTCATCAAGAAACGAGATAAGTTGCTTTGGAACGGTGGGACGGAGGAGAAAACAACTTGGACTCCATTCCTGTCCATATTGAGGGCACTGTCAAGTGACATGATATCCAAAGCTTGTGCCAGGCAGGCATCGTGACCACATGAGCTGCCAAAACCCCATGATGGCACGGCACCTGAGGAATAGCCGCTTCTCTGAACTTTCGATAAGAAAACAATTTCAGAAAAGTTCCAGTTAGTACAAACCATTCGGTCGTGGTAAAAGTAACATTTGAAGGAAACCTCATCCTCTCCCCATTTGAGATATTCCCTCGCTCGCTCAGCAGCAGGAGGCAGCGGCTGCTGTCAACAACAACTGGCTGTCCGACACCGCATTTAAGCTTCACCCTCCCCTCGGGCCTCCTCCACTAAAACTCGGATAGATCTCAGTGCAGTGCTTCCCTGTTCCCTCCATCAAGAAACAGCAAAGATCCagtgcagagagagagagaagcgccATGGCACTCTGAACAAGAAAAGAAAGAGCTAGAGAGATCTCAGTCAGCCAGTCTCTCACAACACAATGCCGGCAACCACCAAGCCGATCTTGCTCCCAAGGGCGTGGGCAGCAGCGCCactcctcctcctgctgctgctcGTCCTGCACGGGAGAGGAGGCCACTGCGTCGGCATGGAGGCGGCGGAGCTGGAGATGGACTCGGAGGCGCACCGGCGGCTGCTGTGGGAGGCGACCACGGGGCGGAGGTACATCAGCTACGACGCCCTGCGGGGCGACGTGGTGCCGTGCTCCAGGACCGGGGTGCCCTACTACAACTGCCGGATCTCGACCACCGCCAACCCCTACACCCGGGGCTGCGAGAGCATCACCAGGTGCAGGGACGCGGATCCCTAGGCTCTTGCTTTGCTTGCTCCGTCGCCTTGCAAAGGGAAGTGGGTGTGGGGCTGCTGCTCCTCGCTCCTTCGACGCTGCAGGGCGGTGTTGCTGCAAATGCTTACTAAATGAAGTGTATTTTATTCTGTcttcttcttttttctttcttcctctttttttttcttgGTCGTCCTTCCTCCTTTGCCGGGATATTTAGTAAGTGTAGTAATGAAGCACTAATACTAATGGATGAATCTCGTGTGCAAGATGTTGATGAGCAATGCTACAGATTACCGGAGAGACTTCATTGAGCTTTCAGATTCTTCAAAAAAAATGTTTTTGGGGAATATGCAACTGATGAGGTgatattttttttaagaaaattaaCCAATACATAGCTCAGTTCGTCTCCCCAATGCGCTGTGTTGAATGAGCCACCTCAGGAAATATGCCTGCCTTTCAGCATGCCTGGTCTGGTGCTGAAAATGCTGTGCATTCAACCAACCATCCGTAGGCCTCACATCGTCACATGGATGCACCGACAAGCTGCAAAAGTGTTTTTTTTTAAGAAAAGTTCAGACTGCCAGAGAGCGCGCACAGTTGGGACCCTGAGGCCCTGACAAGAAATTGACTCTTGTCTGCTGCAGCTGGCACTCCGGAATTGGTCAACTACGTGACTGTAGATAGATATTCTTGTGCATGCCGACATTGGCCAGTTTACACTGGTATAAGCCAGTTACTGCTAATTTTCAAGGACTGTTTTCAGCCGATCATGTATATGCTCATACAAATCACTGTTTTGTTTTATACTGTAGACTATATTATTTACATGATCTAACTTGAAATAGGAGATCATATATATGACCATAAAAACACTATTTTATATTAAGATCGTATATAAAATCATACAAACCGTTATTTTATATTATAGACTTGAAATTTGAAATAAGAGATACATTGGATAAGTTGATCATAGACTGACAATGCAGTGAGCACCAACGCATTATTTAGGGCGTAGTGGAGTGAAGACGTCGCTGGCTGTTGTGCCGATGTGGAGGTGATATGCTGCTGAAAAGCAACTAGCTAGCAACACAAAAAGTAGCTGCTCTCGTATAGTCGTATGTTTACCCAAATAAAATCAGAGTGGGTTTGTTGGTCGAACGGTTCAAAGGCGCTGTTTCACCACCTGTTATTTATATAAATCGTTAACTATGTGTCACTAGCATCACCTCATAGTGGTAAAAGGCCATATGCTACTCACAAGTGGCGAAGGTAGAACAAGTTTTAAAGGAAATTGCATTTACCACCTTAtagaagcatacgaatttattaTATACGTGCATATGATGAAATTCTAGCAGATTTTGAATTTTTTAAGGTGCATTTGCACCCCCAACCACAATTCAGCTTCGCCCCTGCCACTCATGGTGGCAAAAGGCATATACTAGGTGGTTGGCTGGTTGCCGTCGTGTGGGAGAAGATATGCGGAGGGAAGAgtaaagaagatcaatcaaatataATCTAACAAAAGTAGACACCACATATTAAACAAATTCTTAGTTATCTGCTACAGTATCTCTCTCAATAATTGAAAAGAAACCGAAAAGATGACATTCGATTATCTTCATTACCACTTGATAAATTATATAAGAGGAGTGTTGTAGATGCTATTAACACTTATTTGGATCCGTACCAAGGAGACACGCTACGCTTgagtgtaacacccaaaatcctatttgGGATTATGAAAACTCTACAAAAAAGATTTAAATTAAAATATCTTCTAATAAGGATTTTTCTTACTTCTGGAATTATTATTTTTAGATAAATAGATGGCAATTTTAAATTTTGATGGTTCAAgttgaattatatatatataactaGAAGCATTTGTAGACATGAATAaattaataaataaattaaataaaaaaaTGAAACCTTGCATTTCGTGCTGGAATTTTTGTTTGTTCATTTGGATTGAAGTTGAAACTCCAACTTAGATTAAAAGGGATTTGAAATTTGTATTTAAAATCTAAAACTGGAATCTGAAatgaaaacagaaaagaaaattaaaatatgaaaaagaaaagagaaagacccATTTGGGTCGAGACCTCGATGCTGGCCCATTTCTTTCCCCACCCCTTCTCATGCTGGGCGGCCCAACATCTACACTGCGCTGGTCCCCTGAGAGCGGGCCCACCCGACCAGTCACGTAGCACCTCCCATCGGCCAGTGACATATGGGCCCAAGTTGTCGGCACAAGGTGAACAAGAGTGGGTGTGTTGTCTCGCTGGTCTGTGGGACCGTGATGTCGGATTTCACTCTTGCACACGAGTACAAGGACCTCTGGCCTCGTTGGGAGGGGGACCAGGTTCGCCAAAACCTTCGTCCCAACGATCTCAAGCAGAGTTTGTCGATTGCAACCAACCTTGCTACCAACTGAAGGTCGTAACAACCCTTGGACCAGGGTATAAATTTAGGCCAGTGATCGCCTCGCCCATCTCGTCCGTATTCCGTAAGCCATGCCAAAGAAGCTACCCTAAGAGCCACACAAAGAGTGTCGTCGTGAGAGAAGAGAGGGATTTGTGTCGCCGCCGTCATTCTTTGCCTATGCGATCAATCATAGAGCAAGATGTGGCTAGGGGAGTCTCCGGTGTGCACCGGTCGTATTCATGGTGGTTATGAGCGCTGAGAGTGATGGAGAGGAAGGGAATTGCTCGCCAGAGTAGGAGTGCCACCGTGGAACTAGTACGCCATGGGTAGGGATCTACGCCACATGGCCATCGGTAAGGGACCTCTCATGCTATCCGCCTTTACTCTCTCTTTGTGTAGCGCTAGGAAGATTCTTGATTGGGGCACTAGGGGGCAGGTGCGCGGTACGTCGGTGAGGCGCCACCGAAGAGTAGGGCATCGCCGCGCCCAGACCGTCGTAGGTAAAGGAGAGTGGTCTTGGCCGTTGATCAGCCCATGGACGGTCCCAATTAGAATCTGGTGTATCCTTTCGTTCCATCGAAACAGAGCCGCAAATCTTCTAATTGATGGTATAGGGCAGATCGAGCCATAATAAAATCCCGAGTGTGAATCTTTGTGATAGCTTGGCACCAATGGATGGTGATATCCatccccaaggcttaatagaattaatagagtagtcatatcaacaaggtgcatcttctttttcggaagcctacctCAAAAAAACCTCTGGGTTAAGCATGCTTGGCCTATAACAATCTTGAGATGGGTGACTGACCGAGAAGTTTTCCTGGGTACGCACGAGTGATGACAaattgcgcacaaaagactcgtgctgGTATGTGGGATGGTCGATGATCCTAGAGGGTTGCTAGAAGTAAGTACCACTGGTTTGGGAGTGGATGAAGTGTTACAAATGATATCAAAGCCGACCCTCGCGGCTTCATGGGTGTGTGTGGGCTAGGGATTCGagcatatggcgcatggcgcgtgtggcctggagtggtcacatggcatgacaTATGACGACACTGGACATATAGatgtggccaagaggggaggttcctggcttGGGGTTGACCAACGAGAACGTctgtcttctaagggggtggattgtgtgATATCCTagtccaaggcttaatagaattaacagagtactcataccaacaaAGTGCATCTTTTTTCGGAAGCCTGTCTCGAAAGAACCTTtaggttaagtgtgcttggcctagagcaatcttgggatgggtgactGACCGAGAAGTTTTCCTTGGTGCGCACGAGTGAGGACAAGTGTGCAcaaaaaagactcgtgttggtctgtgaggATGACCTATGATCCTAGAGCGatgccaggagtaagtattgcCGGTTCtagagtggacggggtgttacaaatggtatcagagctgaccctcgcggtttcatgggcatgtgtgggctaggggttcgGGCATATGGCACATGTGGGCTCGGTGTAACACctcaaaaaccatcaactaaaaataatgcactTAGAATATTAATAGTAATAATAGTAAAtaatttttctttcaagtgtttgatctAATTGTTAGAATAATTTTTTGGCTCATATCCGATTTATGGTTGTTTTTGTAGAATTTATTTTGTATTGAAAGCtcaattaattaatatagaaactgtcggagagcaaatctccggccgggtggcggagtgcacccgccctagatcctaagatgaggaggggcctaagcgttttgcttgttagttggaaaagtgggaagaacacaagaacacacaagggtttagagtggttcggaccGCCGGAgcataacaccctactccactgtgtgatgtattgcttgagagctttatgaacttgtgagtgtctgagtgagcctgAGATTGGatgtgtgtgtaacgtcgcatgcctctccttttatagctgaagaggGGCATGTACAAAGGtgttgggccccgacatgtgggcccagggacatgaaGAATATAACGCTTGGAGCCACCAATGTTTGCTGCcggggcaatcttcttgtgccctgacgcccgagatctccgtatcctcggtgtgcaggggaagcttcttgtagaagggatgatgggTGCTGTGCGCTGctcagcacgggcgcactgttcgccAACAGACTGGTCAGGCGTGCCGTCTGCTGGGTGACCCTGACGCCGCCTGCCGGCGGATtagacaggacgcattaaatgctgagagggcgcgtcgcctgtcagcgtggtggcaggcgacgcgtcctctccgcaataaatgcaaagacTGCACAGCCAcatgggccttacgtcaggctcgtcCCGTTGGCTTACGGGCCACAAGCCATGCTGCCGTGGTGGGTttctgcctgagcggggagcatagGGCAAGGcttggacacgtgtcagcaccggacccttacTTGCGTCGGGGTCTTCTCTGCCTGGGACCCTACCAAGGCTCGGACCTCACTCGAGGGGACCTGGCATGTCTCTTCGGGAGCTCCGGGTTCATACTCACAGGGGTCCGACGTCCCTCTgcggaggtccggacccaacgGTGTTTCCTCAAACATATTATCCTTCCTTGCCACGTGGTACCCTtaggcctgcccatgtggtggggtcgggtgccacTCTCCGTGTGACTTGGAGGTGCCGTACGGGTGcagcgccttcatactgtagaagaggatacccctgattcagggtaccgacagtggcccccgggcctgcCTCAGAGGAGGTTGCGAgtctgcaggtggggccagagtctgaTATGCGGTTGGCCTGCTACTCCTGTGCGTCCATTGGCGCAATTACAGTCGGCCTGCCTATGGTAGTGTCGTCTGCCACACCTATTCCCAcgactgactggcccgtgaccatcgtacttaatgtcactgttgggccatgcacgagatgcctcgagtcgctgcatcgGTTCTGAAAAACTTAACTTTTCAGACTTCCGCTACGGCCCtgagaagacgtggcattggcgcaagcggcggtgcgGTTTTTCTGCAcccagtaaccggcgcgccggttgcatggcgtgtgggcctaggcccccgTGTTGGCCCGCCGGTTACAGCGAAGCTGTGGGGGcgcataaccgcggggcggttgtacGCCTCTTGCGTGGTGATTCGCCTTTTTGACCGCTGGTtacggcgaagatgaaggggcgcttaaccgtggggcggttgcatgccccttgtgcggtggttcgccttcctgaccgTCGGTAGCCCCGAAAATGAAGGGGCGCGTAACTGTGGGGCAGTTTGCTCGTTCCTTCTTCAGGTCcgtctgtatgacatgtggggcctggcccccgtgtcataaggtgggaACCTTTATGTACGTCGGGGGAGACTTCGCCCGTGACGCTTCgggggcgcgagtggggagatctgcctttaaaaaggggtcaatCTCCCGGGTAGTAGGCATGCCTCGCTCCACTTGCATCcaccgcgcccttccacctttcgGGCCTCCAtatggggtgcgccggtgttctctggagggatccgcgtcagGGCCGTCTCCTCCGGCGATCTCATCGCCGAAGAGCTTGCGCTCGTGGCGGTGCCACCGAACTTgtcttcttcttgttgttgttAGAGGAGTGCAACCCCATGGGGGTTGGCATTCTTTCGCCATCGCTCggattcaaggattttcatcatgcagccaggCTGCAATCTCCCACCAGTGGTCATCTAgagggatgatcaccagccttgtggtggggagaagcaagccgggctgcggcctccctcctgccctcagcttcaaggatgttcatcatccgtgctggggaggagggtgtgccgagttggggcccCGTCTTCCGCATGGGCTGGCGGTCCGCTTCTTCCCTCAGTATCCGGGGGAGAAGGGTGTTCGCCAGTCTTGCGAAGGAGGCACGCTTCGGGTAcgtggggctggtcgacggcaggTGTCGCCAGCCACCGCGTGTCCGATGCTTCGGCCTAGGTGGCTTTGGCACCGCCTCCAGTGCTGCCTTCTGCTGCTGGGTCGGGGCGTGGTTGTCCGTTCACCACACGGGCGACagtcgcgccgtgcgcaggtccGCCACACCCATGGCCACTCCCGCACTACCGGCCGCACTAGAGGATTGTACATGGCATCGTACGtcgcgggggcggcagctgcgtTCTTGGATGTCCTCACTCCCGTAAGGATGCGAGCGAGGATCTTTTCACACGCTGAGGCAGTTGTCGCccaccggtgcagaggtggttGTCGCCGTTGGTGTGACTATCAGTTCCACCTGCCGTCGAgcctccaactctttggctttaatggcctcgttgtcgcccccgtaggcagacgggggcgaggacctttcTGCAGCGGCGTACATGCTGAGGTGATCGCCGCTGCTGGCGAGTCGTAGGTGCAGAGGCGGCCGTCGTTGTCGGTGCTGgtgtggtcgcctccgctggctAGCCACTCGGAGCTACCCATCCCGCGGCCcttactggtgtggaggtagttcatacttGCAGAGTAGAAATGGAACTAGGGTTCCACTTGAAAAtagatgtaatacttttgcttttttgtaaggtacttaagagtactatttattaagcagtattagcacttatctatttTCAACTTGTTCCTGTTGTATGTGACATTgttgactcctccctggtacctggccccctgcctgggatgcaggcttaacgtgttgaggttggataccagcgcaTCTGAAAAGATTGTCAACAACCCTTGGGAGCCAAACTCGCTgggatctggatctgtacacaacttttagctaggaagcattagtagtacacctcatagggttccccgtctgacattagtcgtcctttgatacatgctcaggactcgcaggttttagtccgggtggccaagttgtgtgtccggacctccttgggtcgcggttctagatactaggacacttgtcgcagggcggtggagcgtgcaggcccacggtacgggaccaggctgagcggctgcacgggctccggaccatcCCAGGAGACCaatgtccattctctagctcCGGTCCCATGGTTGTCGGACCCGCAGGACTTACAGCTCCAGATACTAAGTTCCCATCATGGAGTGGCGGAGCATGcaagcccacggtacgggactaggctgagcggctacacgggctccggaccaccccatggaacggggtcccgttctctagagccggcccccaggctgtcggacctccctactttcgtatcaggggccctaaactgcaagcctggctgctcaattcggatgtcattatgCTAGACAGGTGGAaaccgtacgggtgggttagctaAAAAGTACTATCTGAAAGACTACAAGGTAGGACCATGCagcagcaagatggaactatcacaagagcacaactgagggggtagtttctctttataacttcgtcgtgcatgtgtgcagaccaataggtCGGGTTTACGGGGACAGACCCCAACGGTTTGTCGTgcacgtatgcgttacctagttacaaaaggtagattctacccctcagacttgctttatggatagaacttacagagatgtttcgGCATCGGGGTAAGGTACTCTTTCGGTCATAGCTAGATGGCTGCCCCTGGGTCGGTGTATTCCtattaccttgaagggtccttcccagctgggggagaattacggagcccttcttggtttggtacttgttgtagggctaggtcccgaccctgggtcccCACTTGCATTTGACATGGGAGCCCTTATCTTTGGTCGTGGCCACTTCCGTGTGTACCTGTTGGCTGCCTGGGCCCGTGGGGGAATCCAAAAGGGTTTCCAGAGGAAGGCATGCTTCAGCTCCGTAGACTGGGGAGCTCGGGATCCCTCtggggtccatctagttgtctTCACCAGAGTAAGAGCCTCCGGCGAAGACATCTTTCAGGTCCCCTtcgggcgactgatacccgaggtcccgctcagtcgcggccacctcgccgtcgtcgaccttttctttgccaggtcggttacgaggtggggagccgtccttggaagactgctctcgtcgctcgctgacgcgtttcgcgaggtcaatgatctcgcggcactccgcggcgctgtggcgaccattggggtgcattgggcatgagccgctgttacccctctgcggccgtgggcgtttgttgcggtcgccctggcccccggtcgcggctgcgaccactagagcggtggaccgcggcttctggtagtcgcggtccttcttctttttattCTTTCCGTCCCGGGGGGCGTCACCTGAGCCTCCCGACTGGGTAGCTCTGGTTTGTGGggctgagtgccatgcacggccctcagcgcctctggcgcatttatcggccagagcgaagagtgtggggacagtttctacgtcgtgcgtggccaacttctccaacatcttcccatcacgtactccctgatagaaggccgtgatgatggaagcattggaaatgcgaggtatagtacctcgcactttggtgaagcgggagataaacgtctggagagtctccccgggctcctgcctcaccgcatggaggtggacCTCCACTCCATGCTGCTGGTAAGTACTGGCGAAGTTTGTTACAAACCGCACGCAGAGTTCTTCCCAGGAGTAAattgaccctggggcgaggttcatgagccaagtccgggctggtccagacaaggcgacgtgaaaatatgttgccatcacagcggtgtttccacctgctgctgtgatggcagtgacgtacacctgcaggaattccgacggatttgacgttccgtcgtacttttccggcagatGAGGCTTGAACTTGGGCGGCCAAGACACTGTGCGGAGATGGTCCacgagagcggcgcagcccacgccggccagggGGACACCCACTTGGgtccgggtgcccattggtgtctgtgGCGCTGctgcagcgaagtcttgatcgaggttgcggccttcaatgttttggcggcgctcgtgcgccctttccaaagagacccTGGCATCCTCtctcgcacgcctgcggttgagttctgcccggaggtcgttggtctgcgcaccccttactgagggcgagcgcacagatgcTGACGCCTCGTGTTGGCGCCAGGATGACCGcgtcctcgacctggtcgaggcagaatgtgccataccgagaagt
Proteins encoded:
- the LOC100276521 gene encoding UV-B-induced protein At3g17800, chloroplastic (The RefSeq protein has 2 substitutions compared to this genomic sequence), with the protein product MAGLRPRAAVASNCLRPAIRRGARHASGAAFGYYTCWQLQGNILNWRSISATKKLWSTVASAKPDDSKFESVDAPLEPQTCEGSFLCGLLKNLPHIFLAAAEKQLQELSYQREESLKRWEHSIGSKEDCLHRRIAELKEHECQRAIEDIMYMLIVYKFFKIEVPMVPNLSKLISNRRLQLWPPRETDLESIHGPEVLELIREHLTSIIRWVHRNGPKINRSTLRIKRLQFVRIYSASIMYGYFLKSVSIRHRLELTLTRSEGVPPIQFLNAQLTNKQEQEGAIGGSSEASSSLRPSSVVNPHDLRGYIMGFDPKTLQLCAKLRSSEASNLIERHSWALFGGDMELSQENDEAVILDPSSLKRLLLEAIAFGSFLWDVEDYVDEIFKLSDS
- the LOC100276521 gene encoding UV-B-induced protein At3g17800, chloroplastic isoform X1 yields the protein MAGLRPRAAVASNCLRPAIRRGARHASGAAFGYYTCWQLQFLVNIKTQGNILNWRSISATKKLWSTVASAKPDDSKFESVDAPLEPQTCEGSFLCGLLKNLPHIFLAAAAKQLQELSYQREESLKRWEHSIGSKEDCLHRRIAELKEHECQRAIEDVMYMLIVYKFFKIEVPMVPNLSKLISNRRLQLWPPRETDLESIHGPEVLELIREHLTSIIRWVHRNGPKINRSTLRIKRLQFVRIYSASIMYGYFLKSVSIRHRLELTLTRSEGVPPIQFLNAQLTNKQEQEGAIGGSSEASSSLRPSSVVNPHDLRGYIMGFDPKTLQLCAKLRSSEASNLIERHSWALFGGDMELSQENDEAVILDPSSLKRLLLEAIAFGSFLWDVEDYVDEIFKLSDS
- the LOC100284310 gene encoding RALFL33 precursor; the encoded protein is MPATTKPILLPRAWAAAPLLLLLLLVLHGRGGHCVGMEAAELEMDSEAHRRLLWEATTGRRYISYDALRGDVVPCSRTGVPYYNCRISTTANPYTRGCESITRCRDADP